One region of Streptococcus parasanguinis genomic DNA includes:
- a CDS encoding ABC transporter permease, whose product MKKKPIYLYILLFFSTVGTLTSAVSTFGASKSFELTDDFAKQLGLTTAQDKADYVTYYEKSAQLNQSPLTFLFVSLILIALLATFYFLFMKQDLLTAHYTYMGQILLSQAFSCYNYFAGRPLLASFSTPSLRQRYLASSSIALLLLTALSLLFLGIVLYKTLRLRKAQATA is encoded by the coding sequence ATGAAAAAGAAACCTATCTATCTTTACATCCTGTTATTTTTCTCTACGGTTGGAACCCTGACTTCAGCTGTCTCAACCTTTGGAGCTTCAAAGAGTTTTGAGCTGACAGATGATTTTGCGAAACAACTTGGTTTAACAACGGCTCAAGACAAGGCTGACTACGTGACATATTATGAGAAATCAGCCCAACTCAATCAGTCTCCACTAACCTTTTTATTTGTTTCCCTGATTCTGATTGCCTTACTGGCAACTTTCTATTTCCTCTTTATGAAGCAGGATCTGTTAACAGCCCATTATACTTACATGGGGCAGATTTTATTAAGTCAAGCCTTCTCTTGCTATAATTATTTTGCAGGGCGTCCACTATTAGCTAGTTTTTCAACCCCGTCCCTTCGCCAACGATATCTGGCATCTTCGTCCATTGCTTTGTTACTCTTGACTGCTTTATCTCTTCTCTTCCTTGGGATTGTTTTGTATAAAACCTTGCGTTTGAGAAAAGCTCAAGCTACGGCATAA